A single window of Carassius auratus strain Wakin chromosome 9, ASM336829v1, whole genome shotgun sequence DNA harbors:
- the htr1fa gene encoding 5-hydroxytryptamine receptor 1F isoform X1 yields the protein MPSSQHITSQRMASNGTYAGKPLDVIILSLTLSLLAVLTTAINCLVITAIIVTRKLHHPANYLICSLAVTDLLVAILVMPFSIVYIVMNTWVMGEVMCNIWLIVDITCCTCSILHLAAIAVDRYRAITDAVEYSRKRTSLRAAIMISVVWLLSIVVSLPPMLLRRQEENTCIIKHDNIGSALYSTFGAFYIPLILILILYYKIYRAAKTLYNRRASCLNKPEMNGHMLPKCSDMEPTSPDTLSPPEKSVSEPSTDGDRSRITVKSPKSRSRRERSCREQSVRRHRISSTRERKAATTLGLILGAFVICWLPFFIHEVIVTICESCSLSPEMTNFLTWLGYLNSLINPLIYTIFNEDFKRAFQKLIKCKNYL from the coding sequence GCATGGCATCAAACGGCACATATGCAGGCAAGCCCTTGGACGTGATTATCCTCTCCCTCACACTTTCACTTCTTGCTGTGCTGACGACGGCCATAAACTGCTTGGTCATTACAGCCATCATCGTCACACGCAAGCTGCACCATCCCGCAAACTATCTCATCTGCTCACTGGCCGTGACCGACCTTTTGGTGGCCATATTAGTCATGCCCTTCAGCATCGTCTACATTGTGATGAACACGTGGGTCATGGGTGAAGTCATGTGCAACATCTGGTTAATCGTGGACATAACCTGCTGCACGTGCTCCATTCTGCACCTCGCAGCCATCGCCGTGGACCGATACCGTGCCATTACAGACGCCGTGGAGTATTCGAGAAAGAGGACATCGCTACGGGCCGCCATTATGATCAGCGTGGTGTGGCTCCTCTCGATAGTGGTCTCTCTGCCGCCAATGCTGTTGAGACGCCaggaagaaaacacatgcatcatTAAGCACGACAACATCGGCTCCGCGCTTTACTCCACATTCGGGGCATTTTATATCCCGCTAATACTCATTCTCATTCTCTACTACAAGATCTACCGAGCAGCCAAGACTCTTTACAACAGGAGAGCCAGCTGCCTCAACAAGCCGGAGATGAACGGACACATGCTTCCAAAGTGCAGCGACATGGAGCCGACGTCCCCGGACACACTAAGCCCCCCAGAGAAATCAGTGTCTGAACCCTCCACCGATGGGGACAGGTCACGCATCACTGTGAAAAGCCCAAAGTCTCGGTCTCGCAGAGAGCGGTCTTGTAGAGAGCAGTCTGTCAGGAGACATCGCATCTCCAGCACTCGTGAAAGGAAGGCCGCCACCACTCTGGGACTCATTCTGGGGGCTTTTGTCATCTGCTGGCTGCCGTTCTTCATCCATGAGGTGATTGTTACCATCTGTGAATCCTGCAGTCTCTCTCCTGAGATGACCAACTTTCTGACTTGGCTGGGCTATCTGAACTCTCTCATCAACCCGCTGATTTACACCATCTTTAATGAGGATTTTAAAAGGGCTTTTCAGAAGTTGATCAAGTGCAAGAATTATCTCTAA
- the htr1fa gene encoding 5-hydroxytryptamine receptor 1F isoform X2 → MASNGTYAGKPLDVIILSLTLSLLAVLTTAINCLVITAIIVTRKLHHPANYLICSLAVTDLLVAILVMPFSIVYIVMNTWVMGEVMCNIWLIVDITCCTCSILHLAAIAVDRYRAITDAVEYSRKRTSLRAAIMISVVWLLSIVVSLPPMLLRRQEENTCIIKHDNIGSALYSTFGAFYIPLILILILYYKIYRAAKTLYNRRASCLNKPEMNGHMLPKCSDMEPTSPDTLSPPEKSVSEPSTDGDRSRITVKSPKSRSRRERSCREQSVRRHRISSTRERKAATTLGLILGAFVICWLPFFIHEVIVTICESCSLSPEMTNFLTWLGYLNSLINPLIYTIFNEDFKRAFQKLIKCKNYL, encoded by the coding sequence ATGGCATCAAACGGCACATATGCAGGCAAGCCCTTGGACGTGATTATCCTCTCCCTCACACTTTCACTTCTTGCTGTGCTGACGACGGCCATAAACTGCTTGGTCATTACAGCCATCATCGTCACACGCAAGCTGCACCATCCCGCAAACTATCTCATCTGCTCACTGGCCGTGACCGACCTTTTGGTGGCCATATTAGTCATGCCCTTCAGCATCGTCTACATTGTGATGAACACGTGGGTCATGGGTGAAGTCATGTGCAACATCTGGTTAATCGTGGACATAACCTGCTGCACGTGCTCCATTCTGCACCTCGCAGCCATCGCCGTGGACCGATACCGTGCCATTACAGACGCCGTGGAGTATTCGAGAAAGAGGACATCGCTACGGGCCGCCATTATGATCAGCGTGGTGTGGCTCCTCTCGATAGTGGTCTCTCTGCCGCCAATGCTGTTGAGACGCCaggaagaaaacacatgcatcatTAAGCACGACAACATCGGCTCCGCGCTTTACTCCACATTCGGGGCATTTTATATCCCGCTAATACTCATTCTCATTCTCTACTACAAGATCTACCGAGCAGCCAAGACTCTTTACAACAGGAGAGCCAGCTGCCTCAACAAGCCGGAGATGAACGGACACATGCTTCCAAAGTGCAGCGACATGGAGCCGACGTCCCCGGACACACTAAGCCCCCCAGAGAAATCAGTGTCTGAACCCTCCACCGATGGGGACAGGTCACGCATCACTGTGAAAAGCCCAAAGTCTCGGTCTCGCAGAGAGCGGTCTTGTAGAGAGCAGTCTGTCAGGAGACATCGCATCTCCAGCACTCGTGAAAGGAAGGCCGCCACCACTCTGGGACTCATTCTGGGGGCTTTTGTCATCTGCTGGCTGCCGTTCTTCATCCATGAGGTGATTGTTACCATCTGTGAATCCTGCAGTCTCTCTCCTGAGATGACCAACTTTCTGACTTGGCTGGGCTATCTGAACTCTCTCATCAACCCGCTGATTTACACCATCTTTAATGAGGATTTTAAAAGGGCTTTTCAGAAGTTGATCAAGTGCAAGAATTATCTCTAA